From the Euphorbia lathyris chromosome 6, ddEupLath1.1, whole genome shotgun sequence genome, one window contains:
- the LOC136233349 gene encoding DUF724 domain-containing protein 3-like: MPRTPRGRGRASMASSKMPFLSKETKVEVSSDDEGFKGAWYRAKIIQNPPERKRKNQIFVEYEDLLDETDPNKPLIESVNTCFIRPLPPPPLPNQTYQPHDVVDAFHRDGWWKGVVTHVQLSKDNKTTYNVVFETPPERFTFSSQHLRFHLDWSHGEWVQPPKQMRMKGLGFFKGMHVEVNDTDAWFSASVVDEVGFNSFLVEYDHNNVREIIDSFHIRSVPPKLVVESFEILEVVEGFHDSCWKIGTISQILKEGRYVVLLKSEDEVLELDQSLIRPHLLWFNGRWVSLCNREIPNITQCEEQSTHVDNTAKHSQEKKKSSVKKLRKNSTPLTTNSTTNKLNKTSPEKEETLASYFHKLRMENAPNRCLSPEESRPIAMLTNTTNIQKECNAFGQQDKGDAENLKQSNVINVEASSELMKKHEMPFKKTLSLWENVDSLQVFKSLPQKAHFSPLLKHNEAIREVYAISNMFNFASLVEKVSKLQIEECRSVFDSYSKALGDLEMYGFDVKAVVDRINKLLLIKIRQEKAKNEWKDLDSQIVGCDCNKAKLKDEVNEIEKMIRELEEKRAMKMKVMDDSERKILEKDAKRLNEEILNLKHKFEAEAAAPWY, encoded by the exons ATGCCGAGAACTccaagaggaagaggaagagctTCCATGGCGTCCTCCAAGATGCCATttttaagcaaagaaacaaagGTAGAAGTGAGCAGCGACGATGAAGGCTTCAAAGGAGCATGGTACAGAGCCAAGATAATCCAAAACCCAcctgaaagaaaaagaaaaaaccaaaTCTTTGTTGAATACGAAGATTTACTCGACGAAACAGACCCAAATAAACCCCTAATTGAAAGTGTAAACACTTGTTTCATCAGACCTCTTCCTCCACCGCCTCTCCCTAACCAGACATATCAGCCACACGACGTCGTTGACGCATTCCACCGTGATGGCTGGTGGAAAGGAGTGGTCACTCATGTTCAGCTCTCAAAAGATAACAAAACAACTTACAATGTAGTCTTTGAAACCCCACCTGAACGCTTCACTTTTTCCTCTCAGCATCTCAGGTTTCACCTGGATTGGAGCCATGGAGAATGGGTTCAACCCCCTAAACAGATG AGGATGAAAGGGTTAGGGTTTTTTAAAGGAATGCATGTTGAAGTGAATGACACAGATGCTTGGTTTTCAGCAAGTGTTGTTGATGAAGTTGGGTTTAATTCATTCTTGGTAGAGTATGATCATAACAATGTCAGAGAGATTATTGATTCATTCCATATTAGGAGTGTTCCTCCTAAATTGGTTGTTGAAAGTTTTGAAATTTTGGAAGTTGTGGAGGGTTTCCATGATTCTTGTTGGAAGATTGGTACTATTTCTCAGATTCTGAAAGAGGGGAGATATGTTGTGCTTTTGAAGTCAGAAGATGAGGTTTTGGAGTTGGATCAGTCACTCATAAGGCCACATCTACTTTGGTTCAATGGCAGATGGGTTTCTTTGTGCAATAGG GAAATACCAAACATAACACAATGTGAAGAACAATCAACACATGTTGATAATACTGCAAAACACTCTCAAGAGAAGAAGAAATCTTCTGTTAAGAAGTTGAGGAAGAATTCAACCCCTCTTACTACAAACTCCACAACTAATAAACTGAACAAGACATCTCCTGAAAAAGAGGAGACACTTGCAAGCTATTTCCACAAGCTAAGAATGGAAAATGCTCCCAACCGTTGCTTATCTCCCGAAGAATCTCGTCCAATCGCGATGTTAACCAACACGACTAATATTCAAAAAGAATGTAATGCATTTGGGCAGCAAGATAAAG GGGATGCTGAAAATTTGAAGCAATCTAATGTGATAAATGTTGAAGCAAGCAGTGAGCTAATGAAGAAGCACGAGATGCCTTTCAAAAAGACCTTATCGCTTTGGGAGAATGTTGATTCGCTACAAGTTTTCAAATCGCTCCCACAGAAAGCACATTTCAGtcctttgttgaaacacaacgaGGCAATCCGCGAAGTGTATGCTATTAGTAATATGTTCAACTTTGCTAGTTTGGTGGAGAAGGTATCGAAGTTGCAAATTGAGGAGTGTAGAAGTGTTTTTGACAGCTATTCGAAAGCTCTTGGCGATCTTGAAATGTATGGATTTGATGTTAAGGCGGTGGTGGATCGGATTAACAAGCTGTTGTTAATCAAAATTAGGCAAGAAAAGGCGAAGAATGAATGGAAAGATTTAGATAGTCAGATCGTGGGATGTGATTGCAATAAAGCAAAATTGAAGGACGAAGTTAATGAAATTGAGAAAATGATTCGGGAGTTAGAAGAGAAACGAGCAATGAAAATGAAGGTGATGGATGATTCTGAAAGAAAGATTCTAGAAAAGGATGCTAAGAGATTGAATGAAGAAATATTGAATTTGAAGCATAAGTTTGAAGCTGAAGCTGCTGCACCTTGGTACTGA